The following proteins come from a genomic window of Gimesia chilikensis:
- a CDS encoding RNA polymerase sigma factor — protein sequence MEDQNLIELVTAAQNGDRDAFGSLVVQFESTVFAIVMKRLRNHAEASEVTQDVFIQAMRKLSQLNAPERFGGWLRQIAVRMSINRAVRRPNECIQSPDTFIVLDDEPENPLDKLLESERATELRGGLESLGEVDRQTLISFYFKGQSLKEMSDEFDRPIGTIKRRLHTARNRLREALLDVQSV from the coding sequence ATGGAAGATCAGAACTTAATCGAGTTAGTTACGGCTGCTCAGAATGGAGATCGGGACGCCTTCGGTTCACTTGTTGTTCAATTTGAATCTACGGTCTTCGCGATCGTAATGAAGCGTCTGCGTAACCACGCTGAAGCCAGTGAAGTCACTCAGGATGTCTTCATCCAGGCCATGCGGAAACTGTCACAGCTGAATGCACCGGAGCGATTCGGTGGCTGGTTGCGGCAGATCGCCGTCCGGATGTCGATCAATCGAGCCGTTCGTCGGCCTAACGAATGCATTCAGAGCCCGGATACCTTCATCGTCCTGGACGATGAACCGGAAAACCCGCTGGACAAACTGCTGGAAAGCGAGCGGGCTACTGAACTGCGTGGCGGACTGGAATCGCTGGGTGAAGTCGACCGTCAGACCCTGATCTCATTCTACTTCAAGGGCCAGTCCCTGAAGGAAATGAGTGACGAGTTCGATCGACCCATCGGAACGATCAAGCGTCGACTGCACACCGCACGTAATCGTCTGCGGGAAGCACTGTTGGACGTCCAGTCCGTATGA
- the kdsB gene encoding 3-deoxy-manno-octulosonate cytidylyltransferase, whose amino-acid sequence MPVCGVIPARLESSRLPGKLLLSETGQTLIQHTWEAAARSERLDRLIVATDSLEILEAVHGFGGKAFLTGEHPSGTDRIAEVAEKELLDADILVNIQGDEPEIAPEFIDQLIDLLECSPEAEMATLATPIRSLEQLQDSSCTKVVCRQDGSALYFSRLPIPFTRDVAPETLLPEQSPWLLHLGLYAYRRPFLLELTQVSPTPLEQLEKLEQLRALETGAKIQVGTVAHPTVGIDTPDDYARFVSRYQQGTN is encoded by the coding sequence GTGCCAGTGTGCGGCGTGATTCCCGCCCGACTCGAGTCATCGCGACTCCCCGGAAAACTGTTACTCAGTGAAACCGGACAGACGCTGATTCAGCATACCTGGGAGGCAGCAGCCCGCTCCGAGCGGCTGGATCGCCTGATCGTGGCGACCGACAGCCTGGAGATTCTGGAAGCCGTACATGGCTTTGGTGGCAAGGCGTTTCTGACGGGAGAGCATCCCAGCGGTACCGACCGGATTGCCGAAGTTGCGGAAAAAGAACTCCTGGATGCGGATATCCTGGTGAATATCCAGGGAGACGAACCCGAAATCGCGCCTGAATTCATCGATCAGCTGATCGACCTGTTGGAGTGCTCCCCGGAAGCCGAAATGGCGACGCTGGCGACCCCCATCCGCAGCCTGGAACAGTTACAGGATTCCTCGTGCACCAAAGTCGTCTGCAGACAGGATGGTTCGGCGCTGTACTTCAGTCGCCTGCCGATTCCCTTCACGCGTGATGTCGCTCCCGAAACACTGCTACCCGAACAGAGCCCCTGGTTATTGCACCTGGGCCTGTATGCCTACCGTCGACCGTTTTTACTTGAGCTCACCCAAGTCTCTCCGACTCCACTGGAACAGCTGGAGAAACTGGAGCAGCTCAGAGCCCTGGAAACGGGTGCAAAGATTCAGGTCGGCACCGTCGCTCATCCCACCGTTGGCATTGATACCCCGGACGATTATGCCCGGTTCGTCAGCCGCTATCAGCAGGGAACGAATTAG
- a CDS encoding Maf family protein: protein MQLILASTSTYRAEQLKRLGIPFAQEDPQVDEDILKQAGLPPAELAKRLALEKALQVQQRFPTALIIGGDQLVSFEGDVLGKPGSNERAVQQLMRLQGTSHELITAIAVLGPAFEEVHCNHTRLTMRALDEAALRRYVEYDEPWNCAGAYKIESRGIALFESIESTDHSAITGIPLMELTSLLRRAGLELP, encoded by the coding sequence ATGCAACTCATCCTGGCCAGTACTTCAACTTATCGCGCGGAACAGTTAAAGCGTCTGGGAATTCCTTTTGCACAAGAGGATCCGCAGGTCGATGAAGACATTCTGAAGCAGGCTGGACTGCCTCCCGCAGAACTGGCCAAACGGCTGGCGCTGGAGAAAGCGCTCCAGGTGCAGCAGCGTTTCCCGACGGCCCTGATTATCGGCGGTGATCAACTGGTTTCCTTCGAAGGAGATGTGCTGGGGAAACCGGGTTCCAACGAACGGGCGGTTCAGCAATTAATGCGACTGCAGGGGACCAGTCATGAACTGATCACGGCGATCGCGGTGCTGGGTCCGGCGTTTGAGGAAGTTCACTGCAATCACACGCGGCTCACGATGCGTGCCCTGGATGAAGCAGCGCTGCGGCGGTATGTCGAATATGACGAACCCTGGAACTGTGCCGGGGCGTACAAGATTGAAAGCCGGGGCATTGCCCTGTTTGAATCGATCGAATCAACCGACCACTCGGCGATTACCGGAATTCCGTTAATGGAGCTGACGTCCCTGTTGAGACGCGCGGGCCTGGAACTCCCTTAA
- a CDS encoding response regulator transcription factor, translating to MSTDYKILLIEDDREISSTLSGVIKSAGYNIIVAPNGLEGQKLAQTENPDLVITDMMMPKMGGFPVLETLKSLPSPPKVIMITANEGGRHKAYAEMLGVDDYLRKPFAMDVFLDAIARVLAKGSDDGDDSKPAKGPLSRARKKS from the coding sequence ATGTCAACTGATTACAAAATTTTACTGATCGAGGATGACCGCGAGATTTCCAGCACGTTGAGTGGTGTGATTAAATCTGCGGGCTATAACATCATCGTGGCCCCCAACGGACTGGAAGGGCAGAAGCTCGCCCAGACCGAGAATCCCGATCTCGTCATCACCGATATGATGATGCCTAAAATGGGAGGTTTCCCCGTACTGGAAACTCTCAAGTCGCTGCCTTCTCCCCCCAAGGTGATCATGATCACCGCCAACGAAGGTGGCCGGCACAAAGCATATGCCGAGATGCTCGGAGTCGATGACTATCTGCGGAAGCCTTTCGCGATGGACGTCTTCCTGGATGCGATCGCCCGCGTTTTGGCAAAAGGCTCTGACGACGGAGATGATAGCAAACCCGCTAAAGGACCTCTGTCACGCGCACGTAAAAAATCGTAA
- the truB gene encoding tRNA pseudouridine(55) synthase TruB, with translation MSGSSSKADLQLSGLLNVNKPEDVTSRQVVNQFQKLVRPARVGHAGTLDPLATGVLVLCVGSSTRLIRFVQDQPKEYIGEFILGKRSDTDDITGEVVETPDCPVIEREQLERLLPTYRGSIEQTPPKFSAVHVNGRRAYDLARQGKTVEIKPRTVEVYELEIVKFEFPRFQLRIVCGSGTYIRSIGRDLGEDLGVGATMTSLVRSRIGDFKLESALSLEEPPTLEAITAHLQPPIKAVPHLPHYRCDARELRAISLGQKLTGPPERLPETDEITEVAIVSPAGELAAIAEWDRPHQCLSPRQVYAQRPN, from the coding sequence ATGAGCGGTTCTTCTTCTAAAGCAGACCTGCAACTCTCAGGATTGTTGAACGTTAATAAACCCGAAGACGTCACCTCTCGCCAGGTGGTCAACCAGTTTCAAAAGCTGGTCCGCCCGGCCCGAGTCGGTCATGCAGGGACACTCGACCCCCTGGCGACGGGAGTGCTGGTCCTGTGCGTCGGTTCCTCGACCCGGTTGATCCGCTTTGTGCAGGATCAGCCCAAGGAATACATCGGCGAATTCATACTGGGAAAACGGAGCGACACCGACGATATCACAGGCGAAGTCGTCGAGACACCGGACTGTCCGGTGATTGAACGAGAACAACTGGAACGCTTACTCCCCACCTATCGTGGTTCCATCGAACAGACTCCGCCGAAGTTTTCAGCAGTGCATGTGAATGGCAGACGTGCTTATGACCTCGCCCGCCAGGGTAAGACCGTTGAAATCAAGCCCCGCACGGTCGAGGTGTATGAACTGGAAATCGTGAAATTTGAGTTCCCCCGTTTTCAGCTGCGGATAGTCTGCGGTTCGGGAACTTACATTCGTTCGATCGGACGCGACCTGGGAGAAGACCTGGGCGTGGGCGCCACGATGACCTCACTGGTACGTTCGCGGATTGGGGATTTCAAGCTGGAGTCAGCATTGAGCCTTGAAGAACCGCCGACTCTGGAAGCGATCACTGCCCATCTGCAACCGCCAATCAAAGCCGTTCCTCATTTACCACATTACCGGTGCGATGCACGGGAACTGAGAGCCATCAGTCTGGGACAGAAACTGACCGGCCCTCCGGAAAGGCTGCCTGAGACGGACGAAATCACTGAAGTCGCGATCGTCAGTCCCGCGGGTGAACTGGCAGCGATTGCGGAATGGGATCGTCCTCATCAGTGTCTCTCCCCTCGACAGGTTTATGCGCAGCGCCCGAACTAA
- a CDS encoding DUF420 domain-containing protein, which yields MEHGFLGYRSTFMLDFVVSALLLIVPLLLFSLYAVKIKHNFALHKKLQILLGAVLLVAVAAFEVDVQIMHGGWQNIVKQREVPLTPEQFDYVRNVLYVHLLFAVSTPFFWATTLILALKRIPNPPVPCAHSSLHKKLGWISTIDITLTSLTGLYWYYVALVAGG from the coding sequence ATGGAGCATGGATTTTTAGGCTATCGCTCAACATTCATGTTGGATTTTGTGGTCTCGGCACTGTTGCTGATTGTGCCACTTCTCTTGTTCAGCCTTTACGCTGTTAAAATCAAACATAACTTTGCGCTGCACAAAAAGCTGCAGATTCTGCTCGGGGCCGTCCTGCTGGTGGCTGTGGCCGCCTTCGAAGTGGACGTCCAGATCATGCACGGCGGCTGGCAGAATATCGTGAAGCAACGCGAAGTCCCCCTGACACCCGAACAGTTCGACTATGTCCGGAATGTCCTCTACGTGCACCTGCTGTTTGCCGTCAGCACACCCTTCTTCTGGGCGACGACGCTGATTCTGGCTCTGAAACGCATTCCCAATCCGCCCGTACCTTGTGCGCACAGCAGCCTGCACAAAAAGCTGGGCTGGATTTCTACGATCGATATCACGCTGACGTCGTTGACCGGGTTGTACTGGTACTACGTCGCGCTGGTTGCCGGGGGGTAA
- a CDS encoding CTP synthase, translating into MTAQTTDSEMTKHTTKHIFVTGGVVSSLGKGLTSASIGLLLEQRGLRVRMQKLDPYINIDPGTMNPYEHGEVYVLDDGSETDLDLGHYERFTNSPLSRKSNYTTGQIYQRVIEKERRGEYLGATVQVIPHITDEIKESVYNLASSDVDVVITELGGTVGDIEGLPFLEAIRQIPLDIGKENCLFIHLTLLPYIKAAGEMKTKPTQHSVGLLRQIGIQPDVLIVRTERPMDKDHADKIALFCNVEKGAVIEEVDTEYSIYEVPQGLADDGLDKLIIRKLQIDAEPLDLTNWRTLLNRVKNPEHEVTIAVVGKYIDHKDAYKSIYESLFHAGFHHNTRILLKRIEAEEVERQGAEKLLSNVDGILVPGGFGKRGIEGKIASVKFARENKIPYFGICLGMQCAVIEFARNVLGLPGAHSTEFDSETSAPVICLLEEQKEITEKGGTMRLGAQDCIITKESKAHTCYGADSISERHRHRYEFNPEYRTKMVEGGMIPTGTSPNGNLVEIVEIPDHPWFLAVQFHPEFKSKPVSPHPLFAGFVGAALNYHQQKVRVSVS; encoded by the coding sequence ATGACAGCTCAAACAACAGACAGCGAAATGACCAAACACACCACAAAACACATTTTTGTCACCGGCGGCGTCGTCAGTTCTTTAGGGAAAGGTCTGACCTCGGCCTCCATCGGTCTGCTGCTCGAACAGCGCGGCCTGCGGGTCCGGATGCAAAAACTCGATCCGTACATCAACATCGATCCCGGCACCATGAACCCTTACGAACATGGTGAAGTTTACGTACTCGACGACGGTTCAGAGACCGACCTCGACCTGGGTCACTATGAGCGATTCACCAACAGCCCGCTCTCCCGCAAATCCAACTACACCACGGGGCAGATTTACCAGCGCGTGATTGAAAAAGAACGCCGGGGTGAATACCTGGGAGCGACCGTGCAGGTCATTCCGCATATCACTGACGAGATCAAAGAATCGGTTTATAACCTGGCCAGTTCCGACGTCGATGTCGTCATCACCGAACTCGGGGGGACCGTGGGCGACATCGAAGGTCTGCCCTTCCTCGAAGCCATCCGGCAGATTCCGCTGGATATCGGTAAAGAAAACTGCCTGTTTATCCACCTGACGCTCCTGCCTTACATCAAGGCGGCGGGAGAAATGAAGACCAAGCCGACTCAGCACAGTGTAGGCCTGCTGCGGCAGATCGGGATTCAGCCCGACGTTCTCATCGTGCGTACGGAACGTCCGATGGACAAGGATCACGCGGACAAGATCGCGTTGTTCTGTAACGTCGAAAAAGGGGCGGTCATCGAAGAGGTCGATACGGAATATTCGATTTACGAAGTGCCCCAGGGGCTGGCCGATGATGGGCTGGATAAGCTCATCATCCGCAAACTGCAGATCGACGCCGAACCTCTGGATCTGACGAACTGGCGGACCCTGTTGAACCGCGTCAAAAACCCGGAACACGAAGTCACCATCGCCGTGGTTGGAAAATACATCGATCACAAAGATGCCTACAAGTCGATTTACGAATCACTGTTCCACGCCGGTTTCCATCACAACACCCGGATTCTGCTGAAGCGGATCGAAGCGGAAGAAGTCGAACGCCAGGGGGCCGAGAAACTGCTCTCCAACGTTGACGGAATTCTGGTTCCCGGTGGATTCGGGAAACGCGGCATCGAAGGCAAAATCGCGTCCGTGAAATTTGCCCGCGAAAACAAGATTCCCTACTTCGGAATCTGTCTGGGCATGCAGTGTGCGGTCATCGAATTCGCCCGGAATGTACTGGGACTCCCCGGTGCCCATAGCACGGAATTCGACAGCGAAACCAGTGCCCCGGTCATCTGTCTGCTCGAAGAACAGAAAGAGATCACCGAAAAGGGGGGCACGATGCGACTGGGGGCCCAGGACTGCATCATTACCAAAGAGTCCAAGGCACACACCTGCTACGGGGCAGACTCCATCAGCGAGCGGCACCGTCACCGGTACGAGTTCAATCCTGAATACCGTACGAAGATGGTCGAAGGTGGGATGATTCCGACCGGTACCAGCCCCAACGGGAACCTGGTTGAAATCGTCGAAATTCCAGATCATCCCTGGTTTCTCGCAGTTCAGTTTCATCCGGAATTCAAGTCCAAGCCGGTCAGCCCGCATCCGCTGTTTGCCGGGTTCGTCGGTGCGGCTTTGAATTATCATCAGCAGAAAGTGCGTGTCTCTGTTTCCTGA